Proteins from one Streptomyces sp. NBC_00289 genomic window:
- a CDS encoding tetratricopeptide repeat protein produces MASALALNDDLIERARREFTKYAGDPFVVDVLAPQSPMAKVVWMLHSEKFAKAQKRLTPLLAAEPENPSLLFLASQAAAALDSYEAAISFAEKCITIDPDFTDAHFNLAFAHEALQHHEQALGSYRAALALEDDHESSAFNLILLLRRLDLHVEAAEVGGRTLAALPMALMVRYKHAETLAILGRPNDSLRELEKIVERDPAASKSVADNEHFAPYLEIQEWQLLIECDHIV; encoded by the coding sequence ATGGCCAGTGCGCTCGCGCTCAACGATGACCTGATCGAGCGAGCGCGGAGGGAATTCACAAAGTACGCTGGTGATCCCTTCGTTGTTGATGTCCTGGCACCGCAAAGCCCTATGGCGAAGGTCGTTTGGATGCTGCATTCCGAGAAATTTGCGAAGGCTCAGAAGCGGCTCACCCCCCTGCTTGCCGCCGAGCCGGAGAATCCGTCACTTCTCTTTCTTGCATCTCAGGCAGCAGCCGCACTAGACAGCTACGAGGCGGCGATATCGTTCGCAGAGAAGTGCATTACAATAGATCCCGACTTCACTGATGCACACTTCAACCTCGCTTTTGCTCATGAGGCGCTTCAGCATCACGAACAAGCTCTCGGGTCCTACCGCGCGGCACTGGCGCTTGAAGACGACCACGAAAGCTCGGCGTTCAATCTGATTCTGCTGTTGCGGAGGCTGGATCTTCATGTGGAGGCTGCCGAAGTCGGCGGGAGAACGTTGGCCGCATTGCCGATGGCTCTCATGGTGCGCTACAAACATGCTGAGACTCTGGCGATCTTGGGGAGACCCAACGATTCGCTGCGCGAACTTGAGAAGATAGTCGAGCGCGATCCCGCAGCAAGCAAATCCGTGGCTGACAATGAGCACTTTGCGCCTTACCTTGAAATCCAGGAATGGCAGTTGCTGATCGAATGTGATCACATCGTCTGA
- a CDS encoding NF041680 family putative transposase — MSLLHHDAQSEALAQLSCFRGEFYACLTARSDALFELADAILCGDGPVRSLAELSLVGEHRRGHGGLYAAVARGRIDAGRLRRALAEVQLPRAADGRLVLAIDVTCWLRPDAHTSPQRILCHTYGRGKDHHIPVPGWPYSIICALEPGRSSWTAPLDALRLAPGDDTATVTARQLRDLLQRLIAAGQWQAGDPDILVVADAGYDAPRLGFLLKDLPVQVLARMRSDRVLRRAVPPRLPHTQGRPPRHGGEFVFGQPDTWGTPDTEAVADTRLYGTARARSWDRLHPKLTHRSSWAAADGTLPIVEGTVIRLDIDHLPSGATPKPVWLWWSGTDATPADADRLWQVYLRRFDIEHTFRLFKQTLGWTSPKIRTPEAADRWTWLILAAYTQLRLARPLAADRRRPWERPTPPDRLTPARVRRDFRHIRPKASCPAQAPKPTRPGPRRPPGRKNTRPTPRHDVHTPRKTPAAKQRTKKSTTPRPRRTG, encoded by the coding sequence ATGAGTCTGCTGCATCACGACGCCCAATCGGAGGCGTTGGCACAACTGTCATGCTTCCGGGGCGAGTTCTACGCCTGTCTGACCGCTCGTTCGGACGCCTTGTTCGAGCTCGCTGATGCCATCCTGTGCGGTGACGGGCCGGTGAGGTCTCTGGCCGAGCTGTCGCTGGTGGGTGAACACCGTCGCGGTCATGGCGGGCTCTACGCGGCGGTGGCCCGTGGTCGCATCGATGCCGGCCGGCTGCGGCGGGCACTGGCCGAGGTGCAACTGCCACGGGCTGCCGACGGCCGGCTGGTCCTGGCCATCGACGTCACCTGCTGGCTGCGGCCCGACGCGCACACCTCACCGCAGCGGATCCTGTGCCACACGTACGGCCGGGGCAAGGACCACCACATCCCGGTCCCGGGCTGGCCCTACTCGATCATCTGCGCGCTGGAGCCGGGCCGCAGCTCATGGACCGCACCACTGGACGCACTGCGGCTGGCGCCCGGTGATGACACCGCCACCGTCACCGCCCGGCAACTGCGTGATCTACTGCAGCGACTGATCGCAGCGGGGCAGTGGCAGGCGGGTGACCCGGACATCCTCGTCGTCGCGGACGCCGGATACGACGCGCCCCGCCTTGGCTTTCTCCTCAAAGACCTGCCGGTCCAGGTGCTGGCCAGGATGCGATCCGACCGGGTCCTGCGCAGGGCTGTCCCACCGCGGCTGCCGCACACCCAGGGCCGGCCGCCCCGGCACGGTGGCGAGTTCGTCTTCGGACAGCCCGACACCTGGGGCACCCCGGACACCGAGGCCGTCGCCGACACCCGTCTCTACGGCACCGCCAGGGCCCGCTCCTGGGACCGCCTGCACCCCAAACTGACCCACCGTTCCTCCTGGGCCGCTGCCGACGGCACCCTCCCGATCGTCGAAGGGACGGTGATCCGCCTGGACATCGACCACCTGCCCAGCGGAGCAACCCCCAAGCCAGTCTGGCTGTGGTGGTCCGGCACCGACGCCACCCCGGCAGATGCCGACCGTCTCTGGCAGGTATACCTGCGACGCTTCGACATCGAGCACACCTTCCGCCTGTTCAAACAGACCCTCGGCTGGACCTCCCCGAAGATCCGCACCCCCGAGGCAGCCGACCGATGGACCTGGCTGATCCTCGCCGCCTACACCCAACTGCGGCTCGCCCGGCCGCTGGCGGCCGACCGACGTCGCCCCTGGGAAAGACCAACTCCGCCGGACAGACTCACCCCCGCCCGAGTCCGCCGCGACTTCCGGCACATCCGCCCCAAGGCCAGCTGCCCGGCCCAAGCACCGAAACCCACCCGTCCTGGCCCCCGACGACCACCAGGCCGAAAGAACACCCGACCCACCCCACGCCACGACGTTCACACACCCCGCAAAACACCGGCGGCGAAACAACGAACGAAGAAGTCGACCACCCCACGACCACGCCGCACAGGTTAA
- a CDS encoding transposase: MKHEARYQTFATNHRRGQIAHLDGRHRKHARIEPKIRDQKASGIGLLPSRELNVNASWLTATTLAADLRCWFQLLALDGEMARATPKTLRYRVLHVPARLVRGQRKRRLKLPGTWPWAGIIIRAFRRILALPHPI, encoded by the coding sequence ATCAAGCACGAGGCGCGCTACCAGACCTTCGCGACCAACCATCGCCGGGGACAGATCGCCCATCTGGACGGCCGGCACCGCAAGCACGCCAGGATCGAGCCCAAGATCCGCGATCAGAAGGCGTCCGGGATCGGCCTGTTGCCCTCGCGCGAGTTGAACGTCAACGCCTCCTGGCTCACCGCCACCACCCTCGCCGCCGATCTCCGCTGCTGGTTCCAGCTCCTCGCCCTGGACGGCGAGATGGCCAGGGCCACTCCGAAGACGTTGCGCTACCGCGTCCTCCACGTGCCCGCCCGCCTCGTCCGCGGCCAGCGGAAACGACGCCTGAAACTTCCCGGCACCTGGCCCTGGGCCGGCATCATCATCCGCGCCTTCCGGCGCATCCTCGCTCTGCCGCACCCCATCTGA
- a CDS encoding transposase yields MAEFIDTGHHNAKSEGINRVIKLVARNAFGFRNAVSQRLRTRCVTTRRARGHLRTA; encoded by the coding sequence ATCGCCGAGTTCATCGACACCGGACACCACAACGCCAAGAGCGAGGGAATCAACCGCGTGATCAAGCTGGTCGCCCGCAACGCGTTCGGTTTCCGCAATGCCGTCAGCCAGCGCCTACGCACACGCTGCGTGACCACCCGCCGAGCCCGCGGACACCTCCGCACCGCTTAA
- a CDS encoding single-stranded DNA-binding protein: MAGETLATVVGNLTADPELRFTTAGIPVAGFTVASTPRTYDRERGQWVDGEPLFLRCSLWRQPAENAAGSLTKGMRIIVTGRLKQRTFDDNEGQRRTVVEMDAEDVAVSLTYATASVTKAYRPSGSGAAAPVPGQQPQQPSAETQPHPF, translated from the coding sequence GTGGCGGGCGAAACGCTGGCGACGGTTGTGGGGAACTTGACCGCTGATCCGGAACTCCGGTTCACAACGGCAGGAATTCCGGTGGCCGGTTTCACGGTTGCATCGACGCCGCGCACGTACGACCGTGAACGGGGCCAGTGGGTGGATGGCGAGCCGCTGTTCCTGCGGTGTTCGCTGTGGCGGCAGCCCGCCGAGAATGCTGCCGGGTCCCTGACCAAGGGCATGCGCATCATCGTCACCGGACGGCTCAAGCAGCGGACCTTCGACGACAACGAGGGACAGCGCCGCACCGTCGTCGAGATGGATGCCGAAGACGTCGCGGTCTCCCTCACGTACGCGACCGCGTCTGTCACCAAGGCCTATCGGCCCAGCGGCAGCGGAGCAGCCGCACCAGTCCCGGGTCAGCAGCCGCAACAGCCCAGCGCCGAGACGCAGCCACACCCCTTCTGA
- a CDS encoding IS1380 family transposase: MGRARAASRRLPWLTVAGKVLTGWIVIDIDATIINASSKKEGAAATFKKTFGFHPLAAWCANTQESLAMLLREGNAGSNTVADHLAVLADALRQIPDSSRAKILVRVDGAGATHELLEHLEKLNTARRTVRYLTGWTITADDEQAIVKLPAAAWDALLEQDGTPHESYGVAELTGLNRRPGWPDGMRLLVRRVKPSGRQVKKLTAFEKKTGWKYSIVATNIRHMWGIAGSHQPQWLDALSRSHATVEDRVRGDKAMGLRNLPSKKWQVNQGWMLAANIGHDLDCWVRLLALHDQDDLVRAEPDTMRFRIYHLPARLAHHARRRWLRIERTWPWAHAFTLAWQRLTDLPAVT; this comes from the coding sequence GTGGGACGTGCTCGCGCTGCGTCCCGGCGGCTTCCCTGGCTGACGGTGGCCGGCAAGGTGCTGACCGGCTGGATCGTGATCGACATCGACGCCACGATCATCAACGCGTCCTCCAAGAAGGAGGGCGCCGCGGCCACCTTCAAGAAGACGTTCGGCTTCCACCCGCTCGCGGCGTGGTGTGCCAACACCCAGGAGTCGTTGGCCATGCTGCTGCGCGAGGGCAACGCGGGCTCGAACACGGTCGCCGACCACCTCGCCGTGCTCGCGGACGCGCTTCGGCAGATCCCCGACAGCTCCCGCGCGAAGATCCTGGTCCGCGTCGACGGCGCGGGCGCCACCCACGAACTGCTGGAGCACCTGGAGAAGCTGAACACCGCCCGGCGCACCGTGCGCTACCTGACCGGCTGGACCATCACCGCCGACGACGAGCAGGCCATCGTGAAACTGCCGGCCGCAGCCTGGGACGCGCTGCTCGAACAGGACGGCACACCCCACGAAAGCTATGGGGTCGCGGAGTTGACCGGGCTGAACCGGCGGCCGGGCTGGCCGGACGGGATGCGGCTGCTGGTCCGCCGGGTCAAACCGTCCGGGCGGCAGGTCAAGAAGCTGACCGCGTTCGAGAAGAAGACCGGCTGGAAGTACAGCATCGTCGCCACGAACATCCGCCACATGTGGGGCATCGCCGGCTCCCACCAGCCGCAGTGGCTCGATGCCCTCAGCCGCTCCCACGCCACGGTCGAGGACCGCGTGCGTGGTGACAAGGCGATGGGCCTGCGTAACCTGCCGTCCAAGAAGTGGCAGGTCAACCAGGGGTGGATGCTCGCCGCGAACATCGGCCACGACCTGGACTGCTGGGTCCGTCTCCTGGCCCTGCACGACCAGGACGATCTGGTGCGCGCCGAGCCCGACACGATGCGGTTCCGGATCTACCACCTTCCCGCCCGCCTGGCCCACCACGCCCGCCGCCGGTGGTTGCGGATCGAACGCACCTGGCCCTGGGCCCACGCGTTCACTCTGGCCTGGCAGCGGCTGACCGACCTCCCGGCCGTCACTTGA
- a CDS encoding DUF6192 family protein, translating to MSERVGSVSRTRYEQLVAEARELVAQVAKTQFALGDKAVEIEPIRPVGGSVAKGTEELFTVEEPLQMFADDIGVALATVTDWRWTASRWPAGRRKDGVPFTVHKILASIPDEAERWAAIEDAPFNPRANKKQWTTDGAKRLVGQQVDRPVTVEEKVRAVRDLTRDDEVAVKVTASLLSRPETAAALPAADRVRVVKELTRDDEVATHVTSELLQRPRVARQAMRNDDTRFTVNRAQFDNSEETREKIRDRIPAVRRIEHTLEYLDLVGSCHQYVATLGRLVPRMRDQEFTNDERETIRGGIAKVRGAADWLEAAVDTGHFTLDEQLAQLSSRANEPWPPSRSTGRPDDLHREPVGLGCGYDIRRPTAPTLDAVPHGHQQLGTTQEHTVGGNIGIMRGPPVRHHLDFSGRLAQAIKVIGMTRIHHAFPVVPRGDHRD from the coding sequence ATGTCGGAGCGGGTCGGGAGCGTGTCACGGACGCGTTACGAACAGCTGGTGGCCGAAGCGAGGGAACTGGTCGCGCAGGTCGCGAAGACCCAGTTCGCTCTCGGGGACAAGGCTGTGGAGATCGAACCGATAAGGCCGGTGGGCGGATCGGTGGCCAAGGGCACCGAGGAGCTGTTCACGGTCGAGGAGCCGCTGCAGATGTTCGCCGACGACATCGGGGTGGCCCTGGCCACGGTGACGGACTGGCGGTGGACCGCGTCGCGCTGGCCGGCCGGCAGGCGCAAGGACGGAGTGCCGTTCACCGTCCACAAGATCCTTGCGTCGATTCCGGACGAGGCCGAGCGGTGGGCCGCCATCGAGGACGCCCCGTTCAACCCTCGGGCCAACAAGAAACAGTGGACCACGGACGGGGCGAAACGCCTGGTCGGGCAGCAGGTCGACCGGCCGGTGACGGTCGAGGAGAAGGTCCGGGCGGTCAGGGATCTGACCCGCGACGACGAGGTCGCCGTGAAGGTCACGGCCAGTCTGCTGAGCCGTCCGGAGACCGCGGCCGCGCTGCCGGCCGCTGACCGGGTCCGCGTGGTGAAGGAGCTGACCCGCGATGACGAGGTGGCCACGCACGTCACCTCCGAGCTGCTGCAACGGCCCCGCGTCGCGCGGCAGGCCATGCGCAACGACGACACCCGCTTCACGGTCAACCGGGCCCAGTTCGACAACAGCGAAGAGACCCGGGAGAAGATCCGCGACCGTATCCCGGCGGTCCGCAGGATCGAGCACACCCTCGAATACTTGGACCTGGTCGGCTCCTGCCACCAGTATGTCGCCACCCTGGGCCGGCTCGTCCCGCGGATGCGCGACCAGGAGTTCACCAACGACGAGCGCGAGACGATCCGCGGCGGGATCGCGAAGGTCCGCGGTGCCGCGGACTGGCTGGAGGCCGCGGTCGACACCGGCCACTTCACCCTGGACGAGCAGCTCGCCCAGCTCTCCTCAAGGGCGAATGAGCCATGGCCGCCCTCGCGCAGCACCGGCCGGCCAGACGATCTCCACAGGGAGCCCGTAGGCCTGGGCTGTGGCTACGACATCCGCCGTCCCACCGCGCCCACCCTGGATGCCGTCCCACACGGCCATCAGCAACTCGGCACGACCCAGGAGCACACGGTTGGCGGCAACATAGGCATCATGCGTGGTCCGCCGGTACGGCATCACCTTGATTTCAGCGGCCGCCTGGCACAGGCGATCAAAGTCATCGGCATGACTCGGATCCACCATGCGTTCCCGGTAGTCCCACGAGGGGATCACCGCGATTAA
- a CDS encoding DUF4232 domain-containing protein: MLSTSDRLTIAALLLASLAALTACTTDEETGKAASKSSASTSTKAGRDNGKASPSAPTKGSEGTGSSGGSKGTTDGSSNGAPGPDEYSDGDGYGNGAPGPDEYSDGDGYGQHAMLCDKQKLKASLDGLSEAGTRGKGRFMVENTSSKDCVLPKVLDATFGAAGNDLPVKSTTDAAQAPITLKPHATATALLWYTVDASKPSLESAQLNFDEFGYLAVEKWGEAIYMGGTTAKVGAFTS; this comes from the coding sequence GTGTTGTCAACTAGCGATCGGCTTACCATCGCCGCCCTTCTGCTGGCCAGTCTCGCGGCCCTGACGGCCTGCACTACCGACGAAGAGACAGGCAAGGCGGCCAGTAAGTCCTCCGCGAGCACATCAACCAAAGCCGGTCGAGATAACGGCAAGGCATCCCCGTCGGCACCCACTAAGGGCTCCGAAGGAACGGGTTCCTCCGGCGGGTCGAAGGGCACCACGGACGGCAGCAGCAACGGCGCGCCCGGCCCAGACGAATACAGCGATGGCGATGGATACGGAAACGGCGCACCTGGCCCAGACGAATACAGCGATGGCGATGGATACGGACAGCACGCCATGCTGTGCGACAAGCAGAAGTTGAAGGCCAGTCTCGACGGTCTCTCCGAAGCGGGAACCAGAGGCAAGGGCAGGTTCATGGTGGAGAACACGTCGTCCAAGGACTGCGTGTTGCCGAAGGTCTTGGACGCCACGTTCGGCGCCGCCGGAAATGATTTGCCCGTCAAGAGCACTACGGACGCCGCCCAGGCCCCCATCACCCTCAAGCCTCACGCAACGGCGACAGCACTACTCTGGTACACAGTAGACGCGTCCAAGCCGTCCCTTGAAAGCGCGCAGCTCAATTTTGACGAGTTTGGCTACCTCGCGGTGGAAAAGTGGGGCGAAGCTATATACATGGGAGGAACAACCGCCAAGGTCGGTGCCTTCACCTCGTGA
- a CDS encoding ISAs1 family transposase yields the protein MPSTSRSGFCQRSCDPDGRVPHAAQVAKAVRHRTDTKTGKQSRETVYVITDLTSRQASPERIATILRAHWVIENRLHFVRDTAFREDASKIRTGHSPENMATLRSFAINQLRDAGHTNIAAGLRTTALRPYERPLALLGLN from the coding sequence ATGCCATCAACGTCAAGATCAGGGTTCTGTCAACGATCTTGTGATCCGGACGGTCGAGTACCCCACGCCGCCCAGGTCGCCAAGGCCGTACGCCACCGCACCGACACCAAGACCGGCAAGCAGAGCCGGGAAACGGTCTACGTGATCACCGACCTGACCAGCCGCCAAGCGTCTCCCGAACGGATCGCAACGATCTTGAGGGCGCACTGGGTGATCGAAAACAGGCTCCACTTCGTCCGCGACACCGCCTTCCGCGAAGACGCCTCCAAGATCCGCACCGGGCACAGCCCGGAGAACATGGCCACCCTCCGCAGCTTCGCCATCAACCAACTCCGCGACGCCGGCCACACCAACATCGCCGCCGGACTCCGCACCACAGCCCTCCGCCCCTACGAGCGGCCACTGGCCCTACTCGGCCTCAACTGA
- a CDS encoding IS30 family transposase — translation MIIADPGPISPRFLTQDDRIAIADGLHSDQSVKRIAASIGKSFQSVYREIERNSKPDGRYNPWWAHNRALLRRRRPKEEKIRVGEPLRTFVREKLTEKWSPQQISRHLAREHAHDTSMRACPETIYRALFAGLLGRRDAKLRTGRTRRKKQRRGVPTLNKIKNMTLIHRRPVEVNDRRSPGHWEGDLIIGRGQGSAIGTLVERTTRYVHLIHLPGGWKAPQVRNALITQTAHIPPQMKRTLTWDQGRELTLHEDIEALTGFRIYFCDPHSPWQRGTNENMNGLLRQYFPKGTDLSVHTAQDLRAVARQLNHRPRIVLGDKTPAEAMQECLTGPLTR, via the coding sequence ATGATCATTGCTGACCCCGGCCCGATATCGCCGCGCTTCCTCACCCAGGACGACCGCATCGCGATCGCCGACGGCCTGCACTCCGATCAGAGCGTGAAGCGGATCGCGGCCTCGATCGGGAAGAGCTTTCAGAGCGTCTACCGGGAGATCGAGCGCAACAGCAAGCCGGACGGCCGCTACAACCCCTGGTGGGCCCACAATCGCGCCCTCCTGCGTCGCAGGCGTCCCAAAGAGGAGAAGATCCGGGTCGGCGAGCCGCTGCGGACGTTCGTGCGCGAGAAGCTCACTGAGAAGTGGTCTCCTCAGCAGATCTCGCGTCACCTGGCCCGCGAACACGCCCACGACACATCGATGCGGGCATGCCCGGAGACGATCTACCGGGCCCTGTTTGCCGGCCTCCTCGGCCGGCGCGACGCCAAGCTCCGCACCGGCCGAACCCGACGCAAGAAGCAGCGTCGCGGCGTGCCCACCCTGAACAAGATCAAGAACATGACGCTGATCCACCGGCGCCCCGTTGAGGTCAACGACCGCAGATCTCCCGGGCATTGGGAGGGAGACCTCATCATCGGCCGCGGACAGGGCTCGGCGATCGGCACCCTGGTCGAGCGCACCACCCGTTACGTTCACCTGATCCACCTGCCCGGCGGCTGGAAGGCCCCGCAGGTGCGCAACGCGCTGATCACGCAGACCGCGCATATCCCGCCCCAGATGAAGAGAACCCTCACCTGGGACCAGGGGCGCGAACTGACGCTCCACGAGGACATCGAGGCCCTCACCGGCTTCCGGATCTACTTCTGCGACCCTCACTCGCCCTGGCAGCGCGGCACCAACGAGAACATGAACGGCCTGCTGCGGCAGTACTTTCCCAAAGGCACCGATCTGTCAGTCCACACCGCACAAGACCTTCGCGCCGTCGCCCGCCAACTCAACCACCGACCCCGCATCGTCCTCGGGGACAAGACCCCGGCCGAGGCCATGCAAGAATGCCTCACAGGCCCATTGACCAGGTGA
- a CDS encoding amino acid permease yields the protein MSHRSASPHVLDDDDVLAALGIKPELSRKMGSFGNFAISFSVICILAGGMSLFGFGLGHGGPVVMLGSWAVIGGMTLLVGMSLADVVSAYPTSGGPYFMAEKLGGRRWGWYTGWLNLLGLLGAIAGIDYGAAAFIGAFAQLQWDITPTTTGTLLIFGAILLLHGLLNSAGVRRVNVLNSISVWWQLLGVTAIVGALMLAPAPHQSAAFVFTHFHNDTGFTSPVYVAVVGSLLAGYTFCGYDASSHVAEETTDASTSAPKGIVRSIWVSWLAGFVLLAGMLFAIQDYAGTQNTATGVPPAQIFLDVLGAQGAKALLLVVIIAMLFCGNAEVAAGSRMVYAFSRSRALPGWQSWRQVNARTKTPTRAVWLCTAVPFILALPALWSPAAYGAITAINAVGMVPAYGIPVFLALRKGRHYQPGAWSLGRWRRPIGVIAITYVVIITVVFCLPQTAPITAQSFNYASLSLLVALLLAAITWMTRGKRDYQLTAAHAALPSEAVGFTGGY from the coding sequence GTGTCTCACAGAAGTGCCAGTCCGCATGTGCTGGATGACGATGACGTCCTGGCCGCCCTCGGGATCAAGCCGGAGCTGTCCCGCAAGATGGGCTCCTTCGGGAACTTCGCGATCAGCTTCTCGGTCATCTGCATCCTGGCCGGCGGCATGTCGTTATTCGGATTCGGCCTCGGCCACGGCGGACCGGTCGTCATGCTCGGCAGCTGGGCCGTGATCGGCGGCATGACGCTGCTGGTGGGCATGTCGCTGGCCGACGTGGTCTCCGCCTACCCCACCTCCGGCGGCCCCTACTTCATGGCCGAGAAACTCGGCGGCAGACGGTGGGGCTGGTACACCGGCTGGCTGAACCTGCTCGGCCTGCTCGGCGCGATCGCCGGCATCGACTACGGAGCCGCGGCCTTCATCGGCGCCTTCGCACAGCTCCAGTGGGACATCACCCCCACCACTACCGGCACCCTGCTGATATTCGGGGCCATCCTCCTCCTGCACGGACTGCTCAACTCAGCCGGCGTGCGCCGAGTCAACGTCCTGAACTCGATCTCGGTGTGGTGGCAGCTCCTGGGCGTAACGGCCATCGTCGGCGCCCTCATGCTCGCCCCGGCCCCACACCAGTCCGCTGCTTTCGTGTTCACGCACTTCCACAACGACACCGGCTTCACCAGCCCCGTCTACGTGGCCGTCGTCGGTTCTCTGCTGGCCGGCTACACGTTCTGCGGCTACGACGCCAGCTCCCACGTGGCCGAAGAGACCACCGACGCCTCCACCTCCGCCCCCAAGGGCATCGTCCGCTCCATCTGGGTCTCCTGGCTGGCCGGGTTCGTCCTGCTGGCCGGCATGCTCTTCGCGATCCAGGACTACGCCGGAACCCAGAACACCGCGACCGGCGTGCCGCCCGCACAGATCTTCCTCGACGTCCTCGGCGCCCAAGGCGCTAAGGCACTCCTCCTGGTCGTCATCATCGCGATGCTGTTCTGCGGCAACGCCGAGGTAGCCGCGGGCAGCCGCATGGTCTACGCGTTCTCCCGCAGCCGCGCCCTGCCCGGCTGGCAGAGCTGGCGTCAGGTCAACGCGAGGACGAAGACCCCCACCCGAGCCGTCTGGCTCTGCACCGCGGTCCCGTTCATCCTCGCCCTGCCTGCCCTGTGGTCTCCGGCCGCCTACGGCGCAATCACAGCGATCAACGCAGTCGGCATGGTCCCCGCCTACGGCATCCCCGTCTTCCTCGCCCTGCGCAAGGGCCGCCACTACCAGCCCGGGGCCTGGTCCCTGGGGCGGTGGCGGCGGCCCATCGGCGTCATCGCCATCACCTACGTCGTAATCATCACCGTGGTGTTCTGCCTGCCGCAGACCGCGCCGATCACCGCCCAATCCTTCAACTACGCCAGCCTGAGCCTTCTGGTAGCTCTCCTGCTGGCCGCAATCACCTGGATGACCCGCGGCAAACGCGACTACCAGCTCACCGCAGCCCACGCCGCTCTGCCCAGTGAGGCCGTCGGATTCACCGGAGGCTACTGA
- a CDS encoding ATP-binding protein has product MMTTSVRTPRAAPHCSGEVMQARFKVAPCPNDAPPRAEDAYRVGIMRRIAAARLRYCGLASMTDDVMIIVSELLTNAVLHSGSQDISLVITVQGGFLRVTVTDGMPGTATRRQGGTHSESGRGLHLVQAIAEVNNGTWGTDNAGATTWCTLAVSAQERP; this is encoded by the coding sequence ATGATGACGACATCCGTACGGACGCCTCGCGCGGCACCCCACTGCAGCGGCGAAGTGATGCAAGCGCGCTTCAAGGTCGCTCCTTGCCCCAATGACGCCCCGCCCCGTGCCGAGGACGCATACCGGGTGGGAATCATGCGCCGGATCGCCGCCGCACGACTCAGGTACTGCGGACTGGCCTCAATGACGGACGACGTCATGATCATCGTCTCCGAGCTCCTGACCAATGCCGTCCTGCACAGCGGCAGCCAGGACATCAGCCTTGTCATCACGGTCCAGGGCGGCTTCCTGCGCGTCACCGTCACGGACGGAATGCCGGGCACCGCCACCCGCCGGCAAGGGGGCACTCACAGCGAATCAGGGCGCGGCCTCCACCTCGTCCAGGCCATCGCGGAGGTAAACAACGGGACGTGGGGCACCGACAACGCCGGCGCCACCACCTGGTGCACTCTGGCCGTTTCGGCACAGGAACGACCATGA